The genomic region CTATCCCAAGGTGAAGCCACTTGTGGCCAAGCATGGCGTTGCTGTTTGGACCGAGGTGAGATAGATACCTAGGTACAATATACCACCATCGAATCAGCGGGCTAACATCTCCACCGTAGACATTGACGCCACCTTCAGCACGAGCCATTGCCGCAGGCGCCATCCCTCCCGGCTGGACGGTGCCGCAGTATGACTCCATCTCGACTTACTACGTCAGCGATCCCTCTGTTCTCGGCGCCTTGACCACTGACCCAGCCTGGATTGCGTTGGAGATTGCTGCCGCGGGGTATGTGGATGGATCAAGAGGAACGCTTCTGGCCGGTTTTGAGACTGTCAAGTATGAGAAGCCGAAGAAGGGAGGCAAAGGTAAGAAGAGAGACTGTTTGCTAGATTAGGTGTGGTTTGAAGTATGTTCGAGTGCTTTTATGCCTGCGGTACTGACCTCTACATGTATTTACTTCCTAAAAGACACACATTGTTAATGGGACATGAAGAGGGGTTGTACCTTGCCCGAAATCAGGAGAAACAAAAACCATGTTGGCGGATATACTTTCATCAATTTGATGTGGGTACCTTAAGAACGTTTA from Podospora bellae-mahoneyi strain CBS 112042 chromosome 4, whole genome shotgun sequence harbors:
- a CDS encoding hypothetical protein (antiSMASH:Cluster_4; COG:S; EggNog:ENOG503PEP6) gives rise to the protein MQLKTLFSFVVPLLGLQSSVHSLNIPPAQELHLRDEINAQGGQSNQLYKFEVGIYKRNNVTWDAFAAFLVNSRYPKVKPLVAKHGVAVWTETLTPPSARAIAAGAIPPGWTVPQYDSISTYYVSDPSVLGALTTDPAWIALEIAAAGYVDGSRGTLLAGFETVKYEKPKKGGKGKKRDCLLD